Proteins encoded together in one Bacillota bacterium window:
- a CDS encoding sugar phosphate isomerase/epimerase, translated as MSFVKISCAWLYVITKYGYPPSIEDTIRAFEEIAKMGFTAAEVEAVGEKNLDEVIGNKDKIKKTVGDLGVRIVNLVPVFPDIVSFDKERRKRAKLNFEKAADVASYLGCDTIQLDSYFPPVQVNGDIPYENQIEFAMRVNAAIPIGFQWEDFWHVLVDTVGWCADIAQREGLRLCVEPRVGESVSNTDAMLMLLRDVGSSNLGVVFDTAHLFAQKEILALSIAKLKDKIFYVHASDNDGKENLHLGLGKGAIDWDNIILTLQQVGYKGYIGIDIGNVPDIEYEMIKSREYLEKILGAK; from the coding sequence ATGAGTTTCGTGAAAATCAGTTGTGCATGGCTTTATGTAATTACCAAATATGGTTATCCACCTTCGATAGAAGATACAATTCGGGCATTTGAGGAAATAGCGAAAATGGGATTCACTGCGGCAGAAGTTGAGGCAGTGGGGGAGAAGAATCTCGACGAGGTGATTGGAAACAAAGATAAGATCAAGAAAACTGTGGGTGATCTTGGGGTTAGGATAGTAAACCTCGTTCCGGTATTTCCGGATATCGTCAGCTTTGATAAAGAGCGACGTAAAAGAGCAAAGCTGAATTTCGAAAAAGCCGCAGATGTGGCGTCATACCTTGGATGTGACACTATCCAGCTTGACTCATACTTCCCGCCAGTTCAAGTTAATGGAGACATCCCATATGAAAACCAAATTGAATTTGCTATGAGAGTCAATGCAGCTATTCCCATTGGGTTTCAATGGGAAGACTTCTGGCATGTCCTCGTAGATACCGTAGGATGGTGCGCGGATATAGCCCAGAGAGAGGGGCTTAGACTATGTGTGGAGCCTAGAGTTGGTGAAAGTGTAAGTAATACCGATGCAATGCTGATGTTATTGCGGGATGTTGGATCCAGCAATCTGGGCGTTGTCTTTGATACTGCCCATCTCTTTGCGCAAAAGGAGATCTTAGCCCTCTCCATCGCAAAATTAAAAGATAAGATCTTTTACGTACACGCGTCTGACAACGATGGTAAGGAAAACCTCCATCTTGGGCTCGGGAAAGGCGCAATAGACTGGGATAATATAATCCTAACCCTTCAGCAGGTAGGCTATAAGGGCTATATTGGCATAGATATAGGCAATGTACCCGATATAGAGTACGAGATGATTAAATCGAGGGAGTATCTTGAGAAGATCTTAGGGGCAAAGTGA
- a CDS encoding LacI family DNA-binding transcriptional regulator yields MLRIGKRGPHLAVTIKDIAERAGVSVNTVSRALNNKPEISPETREKIIEIARSLNYTPNILARSLVLKQTYTLGLVVPDNSDPFYAQLAKGVEATAIKRQYNAILCNTDENPNKEIDVLKLLREKRVDGILITTVQKDAAYFKKMLRDEIPFVFLNRHMDDLDVDYVINDNVAGAYEAVSFLIQLGHKRIAHITGPAHLSSVREREKGYRKALEDHGLEASGSLIFRSDSLKIAAGYNVMKSLLASDSRITAVFAFCDLLAIGAYKAIIEAGLNVPGDISIIGYDDIEFAEFLEVPLTTVAQPTYEIGQIGTEILIERLKGNSFETRRVVLKPRLVVRKSCRNLS; encoded by the coding sequence ATGCTGCGCATAGGAAAGAGGGGGCCACATCTGGCTGTTACAATAAAGGATATAGCAGAAAGGGCCGGGGTTTCTGTTAACACGGTATCACGCGCCCTAAATAATAAGCCTGAAATTAGTCCAGAGACGCGGGAGAAGATAATTGAGATCGCCCGATCCCTGAATTATACCCCCAATATTCTGGCGCGAAGTCTAGTATTGAAACAGACTTATACGCTTGGCCTGGTTGTTCCTGATAATAGCGACCCCTTTTATGCCCAGCTGGCGAAAGGGGTAGAGGCCACGGCCATTAAGAGACAGTATAACGCTATTCTTTGTAATACGGATGAGAATCCTAACAAGGAGATTGATGTCCTCAAACTACTCAGGGAAAAACGAGTGGACGGCATTCTTATCACAACGGTGCAAAAAGATGCAGCATACTTCAAGAAAATGCTCAGGGACGAGATTCCATTCGTATTTTTGAATCGTCACATGGATGACCTTGATGTAGATTATGTGATCAATGATAATGTGGCAGGAGCTTATGAAGCTGTCTCATTTCTAATCCAGCTTGGGCATAAAAGAATAGCCCATATTACTGGCCCGGCACATTTATCAAGCGTCAGGGAACGGGAGAAAGGGTATCGGAAAGCCCTAGAGGACCATGGGCTTGAGGCCAGTGGATCTCTGATATTCCGTAGTGACAGCCTGAAAATAGCCGCAGGCTACAATGTGATGAAAAGTCTACTTGCATCAGACAGTAGGATAACAGCAGTGTTTGCTTTCTGCGATCTCTTGGCCATAGGGGCCTATAAAGCCATCATTGAAGCGGGCTTGAATGTCCCTGGGGATATCTCCATAATCGGCTACGATGATATTGAATTTGCCGAATTCCTGGAGGTACCTTTGACGACAGTAGCGCAGCCGACATATGAGATAGGCCAAATCGGGACTGAGATTTTGATAGAGAGACTCAAAGGGAATTCCTTTGAGACGCGAAGGGTTGTGCTCAAACCTAGGCTCGTAGTAAGGAAGTCGTGTCGAAATTTGTCTTAA